Within Runella rosea, the genomic segment GATGCCGAGCGCTAAACTGCCTAACGCCGCATTTTTGACAAATTTTCTTCGGCCTTGTATTGAATTTTGCATGATAAACGATTGAGGTTTAAGAAATAGACAATCAATATATCTATATTTAGTAAGTCATTTCGTACTATCGCAACGAAATTTTAAGAGAGAAATTTTTTAACTTTACAAAGTTAGTTAAAAATTGTTTACATTTTTGCCTAAAATTAGATTACAAAAAATGAAAATAGACTCGCTTGCCAATAAAGTATACAGTGAACTTAGAAAAAAAATCCTGTCGAATCAACTGGTGTCTGGCACGAGGCTTAAAGAAGATATCTGGGCTAAACGACTGGATGTAAACCGAATGGCAGTACGCGAGGCCTTGACGAGGCTTTTGGGGGAGCAGTTGATTGAAACTGGCGAAAAAGGCGGCTATTTTGTGAAATCAATGAGTGTAGAAGATGTACGGCAAATACGTGAATTGCGGGAGATTCTTGAATTAGGGGCTATTCGGTTAGCGATTCAGAAAATTGACGAAAAAGGAATTCAGAAGTTGGAGGAGATATGTAATGATTTTACCTCAATGGTGGAGCGTGGATATTTTGGAGGTGCCTGTGAGGCAGATGTTAAGTTTCATGAAACCCTCATAGATACGGCACAGAATGATAAACTGAAGGATATTTACGAAATAAGCAACATTCCGCTCTTCCATCAGAAGCTCGGAAAGTCGCAAACGCACATGGATGATTATGAACTGACAGACCAAGAGCATCGGCAGTTACTGAAGGCAATCAAAGAAAAGGACGTTAAACTTGCTGAGGAAACGCTTACCAAGCACCTTCTTCGCGGTGAAGTAGAGGCGCTGGAGTTGGATTAATTTGTCTTTCATTTCAACGTTGGGTTGACTCACCCGCGATGCTGAAGCTATTTCAGCGTCGCGGGTTTTTCTTTTGTAATGATATGTGACCAGGGTATAAAGGTAATTGTTGGGGATCTCTGAATTTTTGGTATTTACAAAAAAAATAACAACAACTTTTTTTGTTTACAAAAATATAGTTTCTTTGTAAACAAATTCTCCAACTATTCATTGGTTATCGTGATCGGATTATCTAATGCATTTTGGTGGATTTGCCAAGAATAATCAACTCACTAAAATTACATTCGCACAAACCCTATTCACTAGTAACTCTTTCCTTAAACAACATTCTACACATGAACAACTTTTTCCTACTCCGAAAAAAAGGGGTAAGTATGCTATTGCTTTGCTTGCTTACGTCCATTGCGGTGTACGCTCAAACCTCCATAACGGGGAAAGTGGTGGGTTCTGATGACTCGCAACCCATCGCGGGCGCTACTGTTTTAATCAAAGGAAATACGACTAACGGAGCCATTACGGCCGCCGATGGTACCTTTAAATTATCTGCGAGTCCGAATGCGGTATTGGTCGTTTCGTACATTGGGTACCAGCTTCAGGAGATTCCCGTGGGTAACCAAACAACCTTTAACATCTCCTTGATTCCATCGAGCACTACGCTCGGCGAAGTGGTTGTGACGGGATATTCGTCGGAACGAAAAAAGGATATTACAGGCTCCGTATCGGTCGTTGATGTGAAAGCACTGAAGTCAATACCTGCGGGATCGGCGGTGCAAGCCCTTCAGGGCCAAGCAGCTGGTGTAACGGTGCTTAGTTCGGGAGCGCCGGGAAGTCCGAGCAATATTTTTGTGCGGGGTATCACGTCTTTCGGAAATACCCAGCCCTTAGTATTGGTAGACGGAGTACAGGCCGAACTCAATGATGTAAGTGCCGACGACGTTGAGTCTATCCAAGTGCTGAAAGATGCAGGGGCGGCAGCCATTTACGGGGTGCGTGGTTCTAACGGCGTAATTGTAGTGACCACCAAAAAAGGTAAGTCAGGACAACCGACGATATCGTACGACGCCTACTATGGCAATCAACAGCCGTTGTCGGGGAATGTCTTTAATTTGCTCAATTCGCAGGATTTTGCCCGTTTGACCAAAGTAGCTTATCCAAGCACGGGCCTGTTTCAAAACGGTCTTCCTGACTT encodes:
- a CDS encoding GntR family transcriptional regulator — translated: MKIDSLANKVYSELRKKILSNQLVSGTRLKEDIWAKRLDVNRMAVREALTRLLGEQLIETGEKGGYFVKSMSVEDVRQIRELREILELGAIRLAIQKIDEKGIQKLEEICNDFTSMVERGYFGGACEADVKFHETLIDTAQNDKLKDIYEISNIPLFHQKLGKSQTHMDDYELTDQEHRQLLKAIKEKDVKLAEETLTKHLLRGEVEALELD